From a single Fusarium fujikuroi IMI 58289 draft genome, chromosome FFUJ_chr03 genomic region:
- a CDS encoding related to lambda-crystallin: MTQDIRTVAIVGCGVIGMGWATLFLSRGLKVIISDPAENAENILKRYFEQSKSYLEGFGDYDELVSNYEFVHDITPRLAEADFIQENGPERLELKRGLIATLDKHARPGVVIASSSSGLPSSEFIQRCTQDSTRVLIGHPFNPPHLIPLVEVVPHPGTSSESVNITLNFYRSVGKRPILLHHEVPGFVSNRLQAAINNEAYSLISRGIVSAGDLDAAVTSGPGLRWALTGPIATNALGGGGGPEGFSQRMERLGPAIRGWEDDILKHRFDWSEQRLLALQESVDQSLGAVNWDKLVEQRDLVLLQLLAAKEKMVSISTPLSH; encoded by the exons ATGACCCAGGACATACGTACCGTAGCGATTGTTGGCTGTGGAGTGATAGGAATGGGATGGGCAACTCTGTTTCTGTCAAGGGGGCtcaaggtcatcatctctgACCCCGCTGAAAATGCGGAAAATATCCTCAAAAGATATTTCGAGCAGTCAAAGTCGTATCTGGAAGGGTTTGGGGACtatgatgagcttgtctcCAACTATGAGTTTGTTCACGACATCACACCGCGGTTAGCTGAGGCCGACTTTATCCAGGAG AATGGACCTGAGAGGCTTGAGTTGAAAAGGGGCCTTATTGCAACATTGGACAAACATGCTCGGCCGGGTGTTGTGATagcatcgtcctcatccgGCCTGCCATCTTCGGAATTTATACAGCGGTGCACGCAGGATTCCACCCGCGTACTCATCGGACACCCTTTCAACCCGCCCCACCTGATTCCTTTAGTCGAAGTCGTTCCTCATCCCGGCACAAGCAGTGAGTCTGTCAATATCACACTGAACTTCTACAGATCTGTTGGGAAGAGGCcgattcttcttcatcacgaAGTCCCTGGCTTTGTATCGAACCGCCTTCAAGCTGCTATCAACAATGAAGCGTATAGTCTTATCAGCAGGGGCATCGTGTCTGCGGGGGATCTCGATGCAGCTGTCACATCTGGACCTGGACTTCGTTGGGCTCTAACAGGCCCCATTGCGACAAATGCTcttggtggcggtggtggacCCGAGGGATTTTCACAGCGTATGGAGAGACTTGGGCCGGCGATTCGTGGATGGGAGGATGATATTCTGAAACATAGATTTGACTGGAGTGAGCAGAGGCTGTTGGCGCTCCAAGAAAGCGTGGATCAAAGCTTGGGAGCTGTTAACTGGGATAAGTTGGTGGAACAACGAGACTTGGTGCTACTCCAGCTTTTGGCTgcgaaggagaagatggtttCTATCTCAACACCATTAAGTCACTGA